From the genome of Pontibacillus halophilus JSM 076056 = DSM 19796:
GAACGTTCTGGTTCCAGTCAAATTTGTCCTTAAACTGTTCGAACTCACCAAGACAAAGCTCCACAATTGTCTTTGACAAAATTTGATGAACGTGCGCGTTATCAAGAGAAGACAGACATTCAATGGCACGGGCAAATATGTAATCCCCCGCATACATAGCCGTCTTGTTGTCCCATTTAGCCTTAATGGTTGGTTGACCTCTTCTTAGTTCCGCTTCATCAATGACATCATCGTGAACAAGAGAAGCCATATGAATTAGCTCAAGCGAAACGGCGACAGCTGTCATCCGGTCTAGGTTGTAGTCGCCAAACTTCCCGGATAATAGAACAAAAACAGGACGAATGCGTTTTCCTCCTGCTCTCAACAGCTGAGTTGAAGCTTCCCTCAAGACAGGGTGGTCAGCTTGAATCGTTTCATTCAATGACTTTTCAATTTTATCTATATCTTGGTTTAAAAACGGATAGATACTAGCTAATTTCATTGCAGTCACCTTTACGTTAGACTTTCGTTTCTGACGGTTTCTCTCCCATATGCATGGCTGCTACTCCGCCCGTATAAGGCTGCACGTGTACAGAAGTTAACCCAGCCTGCTCAAATAATTCTTTCAATTCAGCTTGACCAGGAAAATCCTTTGCGGATTCATGAAGCCACTGATACTCTTCCTTACTCTTAGCGAACATTCGTCCAAACGCAGGCATGACATAACGGAAGTAGAAGTAGTACATTTGGCGATAACCAGGAGCTGTAGGTTGGGACGTCTCAAGACACACCACTTTGCCTCCAGGCTTCACGACACGATGCATTTCTTTCAGTACAGTTAAATAATCAGGTACGTTACGAAGACCAAAACCAATCGTTACATAATCGAACGAATTGTCTTCGAAAGGAAGATTCATGGCATCCCCGTGTACAAACGAGACATGGTCCTTAGATTGTGCCTTTCGTTTATCTTCCCCAACTGATAACATATTCTGACTGAAATCAAGGCCAATGACCTTCCCCTTAGAGCCAACCGCTTCAGCTAGTGATAGCGTCCAGTCTCCTGTACCGCAACAAACATCAAGTGCGTGTTCGCCACGCTTGACATCCATACGCTTCATAACATCTTTACGCCATGCCTTATGGCGTTGAAAGGATATGACTGAATTCATAAAATCATAGCGACCATAAATCTTCTCGAATACGCTGTGCACGCGTTCTGACTTTGTGTGTTGTTCCATAACTACCCTTCTTCCACTGCGTGATGATTCATCATAATTGAATGATAGAGGTGTTGATTCAAATAGTCTTTCACGTTTGCAAATCGAGACGGCCACGTTGAAAGAGAATGTTCAACCAATGTCATGTACTTCTCGACAAATTTCTCAATCGTTGATAACGCTTGCCCACCGGTCATCCGATACGATGGATGCTTCATAATAAGATCTAAGATTGGTGCTACTTCTCGTTTCCGAAAGTGTACATTCTCGCTTCTAAGTCTTGTTGCCACTAGCCAGTCGGCGGCTGTATTTAATATAGACGTTCTGCCTAAGAACTCAGCCACTCTCCGAATGAGCAACGACTCAATGTCACGTAAATATTCCACCATTTGTCCAATATTCAACTGGTCATTATACAACTTCATCTTATATTCGTTGATATCCTTAATGGCAGTAGCGAGAGTTTGAATCATCGATACATCGCCAATCTTTGATAACAAATAGTAATACAAGCCACTGTAATAATCTCCAGCTAATACTGTTAATTGCCTACTTTTACGAAGTTCTTCATTTTCCCCATCTGAGGACACTGTTACAAGTTCATGCGTATCCAACGCAATTTGCACAAGCATGGTCGCAATGACATACTTTCGCTTTTGTTCTTCTGAAAGTCTGTCAACTCCTGACACAATCGACGTAAGGAACACAATCTTATCCTCATTAATGACGGGCTCGGGGATAAATTTGGCTACGTAAGGATGCTTTAATTGATATTGTATGGAATCTTTCAATTCCTTTATCGTTAACTCGTTGTTCTGCACAGCCATCACCTTAAGCCTTTCCTTTCGAATCACGGCTATTTGTTCGTATTATATCATATGTGTTCACGCACTTTAATTTATATGTATTACTATGCCCACATTGAGCAAAAGGACTACAAAAGAAAAAGCAGAGATTTACTCTGCCTCAGTGTTCATTTCACCGTGACTCGTCTGGACAACTGCCTTCCCACGAACCTTCACAGCAGAAGTATGCTCTGTAAACTGAGCAATCAAGACCTCACCTTTGTCAAGCTTCTCCGTATGGTGAAATCGGGTGTCCGTGCCTCTTGTCAAACCGATAACATTGACCCCATCTTCTAACGCCTTAATCACAAAAAAATCAGTGCTAGAATCTTGATTAGACATAAAGATCCTCCTAGTCCTATTCTTTCCTAACTATCTCTTACTTCATACATCCTGTCAAACGATAGACCGTTGCATGTGAAGGTAAAGAAAAAAGGGTGCGAATGCACCCTTTTCTAGTCCCCTTATGTACGAACTTATTTAACAGCGTCTTTAAGGGCTTTACCTGGTTTAAATGCAGGCACTTTGCTCGCAGTGATTTCGATTTCCTCACCAGTTTGTGGGTTACGACCTTTACGAGCAGCACGTTCACGTACTTCGAAGTTACCGAAACCGATAAGTTGTACTTTGTCACCATCTTTAAGAGAATCAGTGATGGATTCGAATACAGCATCTACCGCTTTCGTTGCATCTTTTTTAGAAATGTCGCTTTTCTCAGCAACAGCGTTGATAAGATCAGTTTTGTTCATGCTCTTCACCTCCTCGGAAGCTACGTAGTTTCATAGCTGAACAGCTAAATGTAGTTACATTCAGTCGTTCACCATTTCTCGATAAATTATACCTAAAATCATCACAAAACGTGATGACAAGCCTTATCATAAACGATGAGAGTAGGAAATTCAATAAAAACGGCCAAGTTTTCTCGTAAAAAAAGGCGTTGTTGCCACGTTTTCCTGTTATACTTCCATTTATTGGATTACATTTCCTTTCAATCGACCAAATCTCCGTATTACTTTATAACACCATAATGTCATTAAGTTGAGGAGAAATCAAATAAGTGAAAAAACTCGACTTATCCCTTGTAGCAACAAAAAAAGAAGCATAAGCTCATTCACTGCTTATGCTTCTTTATATTATAGGATGATAGCAATTAATCCACCGCTGCCCTCATTGATAATCCGCTCAAGCGTTTCCTTCAATTTGTATCTGGCGTTTTCAGGCATTAGTGATAATTTCGCGCTAATTCCTTCTCGAACAATTGAGCTTAGCGAACGACCGAAAATATCTGAATTCCAAATGGATAGAGGATCCTCCTCAAAATCTTGCATGAGGTATCGAACAAGTTCTTCACTCTGCTTCTCTGTTCCAATAATCGGGCTAAATTCAGATTCAACGTCTACCTTAACCATATGAATGGACGGCGCAACAGCTTTCAACCTAACTCCAAACCGAGAGCCCTGACGAATAATTTCCGGTTCATCAAGCGCCATATCTTCTAATGTAGGAGACGCTATGCCGTATCCAGTCTGCTTTACCATTTGCAGGGCATCTGCAACTGCATCGTATTCCCGTTTCGCATGAGCAAAGTCTTGCATAAGCTGCAGTAGATGATCTTTCCCCCGAATCTCTTCCCCAACGATTTCTTTCAATACTTGGTCATATAAGTAGTCCGGGGCATGAAGGTCAATCTCAGCAATTCCATCCCCTAACTCCATACCGGCAAGGTTTGCTTTCTCAATATAATCGTACTCGCCAAAGTGCCCCACAACTCGGTCGACATCTCTTAGTCGTTTAATGTCTTTAACCGTATCTTGTATCGCTTCTTGGTAGTTCTTACGCAACCAATGTCCTTCTTTCAACACCATCACCCAGCTAGGTAAGTTCACATTCACCTCAAGCACTGGAAACTCATAGAGCGCTTCACGAAGAACGCTGTACACATCTTGTTCTCGCATGCTTTCAACACTGAGGGCAAGCACTGGTATATCGTACTTCTCCTGGAGCTGCTTTCTCAATAAATCTGTATCTTGGTGGTAGGGGCGCACGGAGTTGACAATCATAATGAACGGCTTTCCGACTTCCTTAAGCTCTTCGACAACCCGCTCTTCTGCTTCTACATAATCATGGCGAGGAATTTCACCGATTGTACCATCGGTTGTAACAACGACTCCAATTGTAGAGTGTTCCGTAATTACTTTTCTCGTACCAATTTCAGCCGCTTCAGTGAAAGGAATCGGCTCTTCATACCATGGTGTATGAATCATCCGTGGGCCATTTTCATCTTCGTAGCCCTTTGCCCCTTCTACCGTATATCCGACACAGTCCACAACACGGAAATTCACATCAAGCCCCTCATCCACATGAACCTGGACAGCTTGATTCGGTACAAATTTCGGTTCTGTCGTCATAATGGTTTTGCCGGCTGCACTTTGCGGCAATTCGTCTTGTGCTCTCGCGCGCTCATTCTCATCTTGTATGTTAGGGAGAACAACAAGCTCCATAAATTTCTTAATGAACGTCGATTTACCTGTGCGTACGGCTCCGACAACGCCTAAGTAAATATCTCCATCTGTTCGTTTCGAGATGTCTTTAAAAATATCGACTCTTTCCAAGAGATCCCCTCCGATCCTTTCTTCGACTCGCTATCGAACCTACGAACCTTTGACACTACAAGTCTATGACGTTGTCCTACCTGATTATGACTAGTTTTTCTCTCATAAAATAGAATAAAAAAATCCCCGCTACATTGTCGTAGCAAGGATAGTGTATGCTGCTATAATCTGTTCAAGAACTAGTTTCAATCGCTTCCTGCTTTGAAGGCGCAAAAACCGGTTCCCCCTCTTCCTCGACGAATGGGGTCGAATGCGCTGGAACAATTGGATACTCATCCACGAGCAAGTATCGTAAGTCCTGCCCCTCTTCTACTTCTTCATCCCCTTGTGTTAGAAGTTCGTACAGCTCTGGACGATAGTCAACTGTAAGCACACCATCTCCGGTAATAAGAATCGGTAAGTTCTTGTCTGAATACGGACTCTTTACGTACGGTTCATGATGAAGCCCTAGTTCTTCATAATCAATCTTGAACACTTGGTCTTGGACCCGTTCCCCAAACGGGGGATATTGATGCTCATTTCGGTATGTAATCAGTTCAATCTGCAAATCTCGAATCGCTTCTGTCACCCGAAGATCTAGAACCTTCACTGTTGGATTTTCGTCTGGTGTTGTAATCACATACTGATACGGTCCACCCCGTTCAAACGAATTCCCTGGCGCTTCAGCTAAGATGCCTTGTTCCTTCAGGGCGCGATAATCAATCGGATACTTCTGGAAAATCGGCGTCTCCATATCCCTTGTCTTGATAGGGAGAAGGCCGTTAGTCTGTTCCTGATAAGCAAGAACTGCATCTTGCACAGATTTCAATTGTAAGTCATTCGGCACTCCATTCTTTGCGAGCCTGTCTTCTGGATATAAACATCCTGCAAGCAATCCTCCTGCAATGATGAATAACAATACGATGGTTCGATTCATGCTCTTCTCCCGTCCCCTTCTTCCTAAAGAATGCACCTATGAAGTCGGTCCGCTCATGACAACATAGAATATAATGACACCTGCTGACAGCATAAACATATAGGCCAATGCCCCCGTTACAATCTTAAAGATGCCACGAAGTTTATATCGGCTTAGCATAATCAATCCAATGGCCACGAACATAAAAATCATGCCCGCAAAGGAAATGTACATCTTTAACATCGATTCACTCATAGCCCATGCTCCCCTTTGTTTACAAAAGATTCCGTTAAAATTATACCATACCAGCGTCAGATTCCGTAAGCATTTCAAGGAAATAGGAGAGGGAAGGAGAGCTCATTTGTTGAAGAAACAACCCTATAACTTCTATAGGCATAATAAAAACCGAGGTGAAAGGGGCCATTCACCTCGGCCAGACTAAATATTACCCTTATTTCATAACTCTAGAATGTTTTCTGCTGCGATGTATCTTATGCGATGTAAGGAGCGTTCGCATCCTCATATGCCTAGCCTAACGTTACTTTTTAAACATTTTGTTGATTTGGCCCATGTCGAGAGAGCCACCACTTGAAGTTATAGCTTTGACAATTTTGTCTTCCTTGTCCTTCGATACTGGCTTACCAGCCATCTTTGATAACCGTTTCACCAAATCACGGACGGTCTTCTCATCAGAGAAGTCAGCATTTTTCACCGAATCTGCTACCTTGAACACTTCATCTGGAGAAATGTTCGCTTTATTCTTTAACTGGTCGAACGCCTTCTTTTGAAATCCGCTCACCCTTCATCCTCCTCACTAAAACGTTTCAACATAGTATATGTGGGGGGAAGAAAGGTGTGAAATGATTACCTAGAAAAATGCCCACCGAGGCCATATTCAAGGTCTTCCATTTCATGACGACGACCACGAGTCATAAGTTGGTCGACGACATCTTTTGGATTTGCATCTTCAAATAGAACTTTATAAAGCCCCATTGTAATCGGTAATTCTACGTTTTGTTCCGTTGCTAGTCTGTAGGCAGCCTTCGTCGTGCGTACCCCTTCAACAACCATACCCATTTCTTCTAACACGTCATCCATGGCATACCCTTTACCGAGCAAGTGCCCAGCCCGCCAATTTCGACTGTGCGGACTCGTACAGGTGACAATCAAGTCCCCTACACCCGTAAGTCCTGCAAATGTGAGGGGGCTTGCACCCATCGACACGCCTAGACGAGAGATCTCAGCGATACCTCTTGTAATAAGCGCCGACTTCGCATTGTCGCCATAGCCAAGGCCATCTGAAATACCAGCACCAAGTGCAATAATATTCTTTAAGGCCCCACCTAGTTCGACTCCTACTAGGTCTGGGTTCGTGTACACACGAAATCGTTCGTTAATAAATAAATCTTGGGCAATTTCTGCTTCTTCAATCTGTCTCGATGAAACCGCGACAGTTGTAGGTTGGCCAAGCGCTACCTCTTCAGCATGACTAGGACCACTTAAGACCACAAGTTCACGATACAGAGAGCGCGGGAGCTCCTCCTCGAGCATCTCCGAGACACGCTTTAACGAATCAGGATCGATTCCTTTCGTCGCATGAATAAGAGTGACCTCATGATGAAGAACCTTTGCCAGCTGAGAAGCCACTTGGCGAATCGCCTTCGTCGGGACAACGACTAAAATCGCGTCTACTTCATGTACGGCTCTTTCTAAATCTGTATAAGCAACAAGCTCAGCAGGCAAATCAATCTCTTTCAAATAGCGGTCATTTCGATGCGACCCATTAATTTCCTCGGCTTGTTGCTCTCGATGCGTCCACAGTCGTACGTCATGACCGTTGTCAACGAGCACCATAGACAAGGCTGTTCCCCAGCTACCTGCTCCTAGTACAGCAATCTTAGACACGATATTACCTCCCCTTATGATCTACGTCGCGCGTATATACGAATCGGCGTCCCTTCAAATCCGAATGCCTCTCTTAGACGGTTTTCAAGGAAACGTTGGAATGAGAAGTGCATAAGCTCAGGGTCGTTTACGAACACAACGAATGTTGGTGGCTTAACCCCGACTTGTGTTGCATAGTAAACTTTCAACTTCTGACCTTTGAACGTTGGTGAAGGATTCATCGCGAGCGCATCCACAATCACCTCGTTCAAGATGTTAGTAGGCATTCGCACAGCGTGATTCTCACTCGCTTCAATAATCTTCGGCATTAACTTATGCATCCGCTTCTTCGTCTTCGCAGAAAGGAAAACGATTGGAGCATAGTCTAGGAATAAGAAGTGGTCACGAATCTTCTGCTCGAAATTCTTCATGGCCTTCTCATCAGATTCAACCGTATCCCATTTATTTACGACAATTATGACGGATTTTCCTGCTTCGTGGGCATAACCCGCAATCTTCTTGTCTTGTTCGATAATGCCTGTATCAGCATCAATGACAACAAGGACGACATCTGAGCGTTCAATCGCTCGTAAAGCACGTAGAACACTATATTTCTCTGTGTTCTCGTAGACTTTTCCTCGTTTTCTCATCCCTGCTGTATCGATAATGACATAGTCACGGTCATCCTTTGAGAAGTTTGTGTCAACTGCGTCTCGGGTTGTACCTTCAATGTCACTTACAATGACACGCTCTTCGCCTAGAATAGCGTTCACAAGGGAAGATTTGCCGACGTTTGGTCGACCAATGAGGCTAAAGTGAATCGTATCATCGTCATCAAATACACTTGTGCGCTCAGGGAAGTGGTCCACAACTTCATCAAGCAAATCACCAAGTCCTAAACCATGAGTACCCGATATAGGGAATGGTTCGCCAAATCCAAGTGCGTAAAATTCATAAATCATTTCACGCATTTCAGGGTTGTCTACTTTGTTCACACCAAGAACAACCGGCTTGTTCGATTTATAAAGGATTTTGGCTACCTCTTCGTCTGCACCCGTAATCCCATCACGGCCGTTGACCATGAAGATAATGACATCCGCTTCGTCAATCGCAATTTCAGCTTGCGCACGAATTTGTGTCAATAGCGGTTCGTCTCCTAGATCGATTCCGCCTGTATCAATTAAATTAAATTTTGTTGTTAACCATTCTGCTTCAGCATAAATTCGGTCTCGTGTAACGCCTGGAGTATCTTCTACAATCGAGATACGCTCACCAACGAGCCGATTAAAGATGGTAGACTTCCCAACGTTCGGACGTCCCACTACTGCAACTACTGAGTTTCGCATGAAAGGTTCACCCTTTCTTATCGTTTTCTTATACTATGATTTCCGTTTTCGATAGAAAAACCCTTCTTGTCAAGTAAGAAGGGTTTACTCTTAACTTTTTAATTTTAGCAAAACAGACCGAAACAAACAACAGCGAAATTAATGTTTCACAATAATATACAACTCATCACTTAGTGCATGACTGATTCCATCTAAGATTGCTTCCAAATTAGCAGCTACATCATCCATCTCTTCCTTCGTCTGACACATAAAGATGGGGGTTCCGCCCTTTACATTTTCATTGTTCATTGTAACAGCAGCGAGGATTGACTTCTCTAGCTTCATTCCATGTCACCCCTCTTTACGGTTGAAGCTTCTTTAGGCATGCGAATCGCATTCTCAAGCACTGGCACTGAGCCGATAATCTTCTTCGCCATCTCAATATCTTTATCTTGCGGCAATACGAACACACCAATACGACCATCATCTAGGTCGCGCTTAATTAATGGGACAAGTGCGGGTGTTCCGCTATCCCGAAAGACTCCCATTGAGACCGATACATCGTGTAGAATGGCTTGACGTTGACCAAGATTCGCAATGGTAGACCGTACATTAAAGTTATTAGGGGTTAGAATAAAGCCCATCCCATATTCTCGAATCTCTTCTTGACGGTCTGGTAATCCGATATTCATAATATAAATGTTCCC
Proteins encoded in this window:
- a CDS encoding stage VI sporulation protein F; amino-acid sequence: MSGFQKKAFDQLKNKANISPDEVFKVADSVKNADFSDEKTVRDLVKRLSKMAGKPVSKDKEDKIVKAITSSGGSLDMGQINKMFKK
- the mtrB gene encoding trp RNA-binding attenuation protein MtrB — its product is MSNQDSSTDFFVIKALEDGVNVIGLTRGTDTRFHHTEKLDKGEVLIAQFTEHTSAVKVRGKAVVQTSHGEMNTEAE
- the der gene encoding ribosome biogenesis GTPase Der, translating into MRNSVVAVVGRPNVGKSTIFNRLVGERISIVEDTPGVTRDRIYAEAEWLTTKFNLIDTGGIDLGDEPLLTQIRAQAEIAIDEADVIIFMVNGRDGITGADEEVAKILYKSNKPVVLGVNKVDNPEMREMIYEFYALGFGEPFPISGTHGLGLGDLLDEVVDHFPERTSVFDDDDTIHFSLIGRPNVGKSSLVNAILGEERVIVSDIEGTTRDAVDTNFSKDDRDYVIIDTAGMRKRGKVYENTEKYSVLRALRAIERSDVVLVVIDADTGIIEQDKKIAGYAHEAGKSVIIVVNKWDTVESDEKAMKNFEQKIRDHFLFLDYAPIVFLSAKTKKRMHKLMPKIIEASENHAVRMPTNILNEVIVDALAMNPSPTFKGQKLKVYYATQVGVKPPTFVVFVNDPELMHFSFQRFLENRLREAFGFEGTPIRIYARRRS
- a CDS encoding capping complex subunit for YIEGIA; translated protein: MKLEKSILAAVTMNNENVKGGTPIFMCQTKEEMDDVAANLEAILDGISHALSDELYIIVKH
- a CDS encoding DUF2768 domain-containing protein, with product MSESMLKMYISFAGMIFMFVAIGLIMLSRYKLRGIFKIVTGALAYMFMLSAGVIIFYVVMSGPTS
- a CDS encoding NAD(P)H-dependent glycerol-3-phosphate dehydrogenase; the protein is MSKIAVLGAGSWGTALSMVLVDNGHDVRLWTHREQQAEEINGSHRNDRYLKEIDLPAELVAYTDLERAVHEVDAILVVVPTKAIRQVASQLAKVLHHEVTLIHATKGIDPDSLKRVSEMLEEELPRSLYRELVVLSGPSHAEEVALGQPTTVAVSSRQIEEAEIAQDLFINERFRVYTNPDLVGVELGGALKNIIALGAGISDGLGYGDNAKSALITRGIAEISRLGVSMGASPLTFAGLTGVGDLIVTCTSPHSRNWRAGHLLGKGYAMDDVLEEMGMVVEGVRTTKAAYRLATEQNVELPITMGLYKVLFEDANPKDVVDQLMTRGRRHEMEDLEYGLGGHFSR
- the spoIVA gene encoding stage IV sporulation protein A — protein: MERVDIFKDISKRTDGDIYLGVVGAVRTGKSTFIKKFMELVVLPNIQDENERARAQDELPQSAAGKTIMTTEPKFVPNQAVQVHVDEGLDVNFRVVDCVGYTVEGAKGYEDENGPRMIHTPWYEEPIPFTEAAEIGTRKVITEHSTIGVVVTTDGTIGEIPRHDYVEAEERVVEELKEVGKPFIMIVNSVRPYHQDTDLLRKQLQEKYDIPVLALSVESMREQDVYSVLREALYEFPVLEVNVNLPSWVMVLKEGHWLRKNYQEAIQDTVKDIKRLRDVDRVVGHFGEYDYIEKANLAGMELGDGIAEIDLHAPDYLYDQVLKEIVGEEIRGKDHLLQLMQDFAHAKREYDAVADALQMVKQTGYGIASPTLEDMALDEPEIIRQGSRFGVRLKAVAPSIHMVKVDVESEFSPIIGTEKQSEELVRYLMQDFEEDPLSIWNSDIFGRSLSSIVREGISAKLSLMPENARYKLKETLERIINEGSGGLIAIIL
- a CDS encoding HU family DNA-binding protein, which codes for MNKTDLINAVAEKSDISKKDATKAVDAVFESITDSLKDGDKVQLIGFGNFEVRERAARKGRNPQTGEEIEITASKVPAFKPGKALKDAVK
- a CDS encoding heptaprenyl diphosphate synthase component 1, with the translated sequence MAVQNNELTIKELKDSIQYQLKHPYVAKFIPEPVINEDKIVFLTSIVSGVDRLSEEQKRKYVIATMLVQIALDTHELVTVSSDGENEELRKSRQLTVLAGDYYSGLYYYLLSKIGDVSMIQTLATAIKDINEYKMKLYNDQLNIGQMVEYLRDIESLLIRRVAEFLGRTSILNTAADWLVATRLRSENVHFRKREVAPILDLIMKHPSYRMTGGQALSTIEKFVEKYMTLVEHSLSTWPSRFANVKDYLNQHLYHSIMMNHHAVEEG
- a CDS encoding demethylmenaquinone methyltransferase, which gives rise to MEQHTKSERVHSVFEKIYGRYDFMNSVISFQRHKAWRKDVMKRMDVKRGEHALDVCCGTGDWTLSLAEAVGSKGKVIGLDFSQNMLSVGEDKRKAQSKDHVSFVHGDAMNLPFEDNSFDYVTIGFGLRNVPDYLTVLKEMHRVVKPGGKVVCLETSQPTAPGYRQMYYFYFRYVMPAFGRMFAKSKEEYQWLHESAKDFPGQAELKELFEQAGLTSVHVQPYTGGVAAMHMGEKPSETKV